A genome region from Urocitellus parryii isolate mUroPar1 chromosome X, mUroPar1.hap1, whole genome shotgun sequence includes the following:
- the Tceal7 gene encoding transcription elongation factor A protein-like 7 — MQKPCKENEGKPQGSVPKREEERPYGEFERQQTEGNFRQRLLQSLEEFKEDIDYRHFKDEEMTREGDEMERCLEEIRGLRKKFRALHSNHRHSRDRPYPI, encoded by the coding sequence ATGCAAAAACCCtgcaaagaaaatgaaggaaagccCCAGGGCAGCGTGccaaagagggaggaggaacgTCCCTACGGAGAATTTGAACGCCAGCAAACGGAAGGGAATTTTAGACAGAGGCTGCTTCAGTCTCTCGAAGAATTTAAAGAGGACATAGACTATAGGCATTTTAAGGATGAAGAAATGACAAGAGAGGGAGATGAGATGGAAAGGTGCTTGGAGGAGATAAGGggtctgagaaaaaaatttagggCTCTGCACTCTAACCACAGGCATTCTCGGGACCGTCCATATCCCATTTAA